The Thermodesulfovibrionia bacterium genome contains a region encoding:
- the rpoZ gene encoding DNA-directed RNA polymerase subunit omega: MDIISLPIDVDKTKIEGNYRLVVAAVIRAKELAKGVPHEIYTNSQKVTTIAIEEITAGNLNVLIGDEAVEAKEKAKKLEQKRAVEESRETEKFPEDLTELEKDLKVYLTEKGERDSKKVIEEIFGDGKNSD; encoded by the coding sequence ATGGACATAATTTCATTGCCGATCGATGTTGATAAAACGAAGATAGAGGGGAATTACAGGCTGGTAGTTGCAGCAGTCATCAGGGCCAAGGAACTTGCAAAAGGGGTGCCGCACGAAATATACACCAACTCGCAGAAGGTAACAACCATTGCCATTGAAGAGATAACTGCCGGCAATCTTAATGTCCTTATCGGAGACGAAGCGGTAGAGGCAAAGGAAAAAGCAAAGAAGCTTGAACAGAAGCGCGCTGTTGAGGAATCCAGAGAGACAGAGAAATTCCCTGAAGACCTGACCGAACTTGAGAAAGACCTTAAGGTTTATCTTACAGAAAAAGGCGAGAGGGACAGCAAAAAGGTCATTGAAGAGATCTTCGGAGATGGCAAGAATAGTGACTGA
- a CDS encoding YicC/YloC family endoribonuclease — protein sequence MQIESMTGFGSAEKGDFSVEVRSVNHKNLDIHFNAPSYLYRLDADIRKFAKDSFNRGRIDIYVSKLSGNDKKIHINTRLAQEYQKALLSLKKELKLKDDVGLSFYTTLRDIFSSDDPELNVSDFNSALHSALKKLKISRRKEGKALVADINKRTLTINKYLLRIESRRKKITTTAVSSLRDRLKDIMKDAHLDESRLIQEAAILTERSDITEEAVRIKSHLNYMKDIIKSGDTVGKKLDFVIQELRREVNTIGSKSSDIGITVSVVEMKDELEKIREQVQNLQ from the coding sequence ATGCAGATAGAATCCATGACAGGTTTCGGCAGCGCTGAAAAAGGCGATTTCAGCGTTGAAGTGCGTTCAGTTAACCATAAAAATCTTGATATCCATTTTAACGCGCCCTCATATCTTTACCGCCTTGACGCTGATATCAGGAAATTTGCAAAGGATAGTTTTAACAGAGGCCGCATTGATATCTATGTTTCAAAGCTTTCCGGCAATGATAAGAAGATACATATAAATACCAGGCTGGCACAGGAGTATCAAAAAGCCCTGCTCTCATTAAAGAAAGAATTGAAGCTTAAGGATGATGTCGGGTTGAGCTTTTATACAACCTTAAGAGATATTTTTTCATCGGATGATCCTGAATTAAATGTCTCTGATTTTAACTCAGCGCTTCATTCAGCGCTTAAGAAGCTGAAGATCTCCAGGCGCAAGGAGGGGAAGGCCCTTGTGGCTGATATTAATAAAAGGACACTGACAATAAACAAATATCTGTTGCGGATCGAGAGCAGGAGAAAGAAGATCACAACAACCGCCGTAAGCAGCCTTCGGGACAGATTGAAGGATATTATGAAAGATGCTCATCTTGATGAGAGCCGCCTGATACAGGAGGCCGCGATCCTGACAGAGAGATCTGATATTACCGAGGAAGCGGTCAGGATAAAAAGCCATCTCAACTATATGAAGGATATAATCAAGTCCGGAGACACGGTCGGGAAAAAACTGGATTTTGTCATACAGGAACTTCGCAGAGAGGTCAACACTATAGGCTCCAAGAGCTCTGATATCGGGATCACTGTCTCTGTCGTAGAGATGAAGGATGAACTTGAAAAGATCAGGGAACAGGTACAGAATTTACAGTAA
- the gmk gene encoding guanylate kinase produces the protein MSVKKTASEKKGDIFIVSAPSGAGKTTLCYELLKRIPRLRHSVSYTTRPPRKGEADKVHYHFVTKNRFMKMIENNEFAEWAIVHGNLYGTSIKKLEESNNQGYDIILDIDVQGAAQMRRKFRDAFYIFILPPSSKALKERLSGRKSDSKEEIKKRLERAIDEMASYNKYDYIIINDKLADALRELESIIISSRLRTKRADLSRINKITK, from the coding sequence ATGAGCGTTAAAAAAACGGCATCTGAAAAAAAAGGGGATATCTTTATTGTCTCTGCTCCGTCCGGCGCAGGCAAGACGACCCTTTGCTATGAACTTCTAAAGAGAATCCCGAGGCTCAGGCATTCGGTCTCATATACAACCAGGCCGCCCAGAAAAGGCGAGGCTGATAAGGTTCACTATCATTTTGTGACGAAAAATAGGTTCATGAAGATGATAGAGAATAATGAGTTTGCAGAGTGGGCGATTGTCCATGGAAATCTCTACGGCACCTCCATAAAAAAGCTGGAAGAGTCAAATAATCAAGGGTATGATATAATACTTGACATCGATGTCCAGGGCGCTGCCCAGATGAGGCGCAAGTTCAGGGATGCTTTTTACATATTTATCCTTCCGCCAAGCAGCAAGGCACTGAAAGAGAGGCTGAGCGGCCGGAAGTCAGACTCTAAGGAAGAGATAAAAAAGCGCCTTGAAAGGGCGATAGACGAGATGGCAAGCTACAATAAGTATGATTACATTATTATCAATGATAAACTGGCAGATGCCTTAAGAGAACTCGAAAGTATCATTATTTCTTCGAGATTAAGAACAAAGAGGGCTGACCTCAGCAGGATAAATAAAATTACAAAATAA